A genomic region of Miscanthus floridulus cultivar M001 chromosome 3, ASM1932011v1, whole genome shotgun sequence contains the following coding sequences:
- the LOC136542722 gene encoding protein HUA2-LIKE 3-like isoform X1 has product MPPARKKRGAAAAAAAAAAAAQWKVGDLVLAKMKGFPAWPAMITEPEQWDLPAAKKKFIVAKKKLLVYFYGTKEIALCNYADLEAFTEEKKKSLLVKRHGKGADFVRAVKEIVEIYDSLKEDKKDINNDNNKSGFTENNLKIDVENHVNDSSSLDTEGPDDGSDPGNDKKMEDCPSSCMDHSMVGTQSIINTMEGEHCVVDSADDDPIEKSSILHESKHSPLHASSCSKKRQKDSQKQNACTHGNFASSWRSRSSLGAELRTSRDSGGLMNGTNLPSVDLIPGDKQEDSAHRKCIEDDKPSPCSVSATKEAVLSHPSRGTCSQLVASGTSNDDKGPCTVIHSVQCTFSNEVSKTGVRDKEVNLNGMVDLPMTTTRTFKRKRRANTCRANNPVSSELKNMDRALQPKSIGDLVYSPNLRNEINRSDGDEHLPLVKRARVRMERCPLENATVDEPGHSFDQTEPAKLDPCIKHATSAISGKDQSADDVPPGIDASPKTNYSDLPGEVQNSCMNNNEEQPMVMTLDVEAALPPSKRLHRLLEAMSVNASETVSTLPEVTKSKEVTLEGCTASTERSPPKNSADALVESPKSAMAKSPKVSLTVLPLDVPTDQKHITEAVMLNKDALPPVSLDLRTDVSDSLPKDKVSEETCIDSENLRTYVSDSVPKDKISEKTCIDSENVPDLVVHTGIDSNGCVKGTACSMKLEEPGFAKFDRLPSCNASGNKPTESIEGSTNGFGKTIDVSSEPISRASATVLYTSGSCDPVPHVGTVLDKSVVSVRDRTSASSLVSKVPCIHSDTSTRAFEMHSSSVIAPEDLDHRINLKDKSLSSDSMPTEELVADGHAHIFSQSNSFMDSSLDSKFASKPLVNIPSLKEGSSSWCSPSNHSIRSASDRVHTEQDSGEIPFDNLQPEGLLAGCNEAHSSRRAFEACVGTLTRTKESISRATRLALDCAKHGIAGEVMDIIIEHLEKESDLYKRVDLFFLVDSIIRYCRNQKGGPGGAYPSLIQAVLPRIIYASAPPGNSAWENRRQCLKVLRLWLERKTLSEYIIRHHIKELEALNDASFGSSHRPSGRERALNDPLRDDEAFFVDEYGSNAGLHLQNLICTKLLEDEDGRSSEERSFEGLTPEHEATGANEQEACQLHVTKHQLLLEEVDGELEMEDAAPSSGAEASTGCQEDLTNNDTSIGTDQHLSSVPPLPDDKAPSPPPLPSSPPPLPRPSRLVSQDSQVQGALPVASNCVEQHHPGANYNVEGQHAYSAANNRGNVDACIASSQLPVPYNSGYAGHTNQIYQPPPPPLPPPPPPPQPIATFPSGPHGSLCGPSVPHHGNNYHHPPPAPLPNSGYHLQPPPHPPGPNQFPCPPEPEQRAQPWNCGPPAPSYPERYQYVGHDRGHHGYDRRPYFDDRGHHFDDRGHRFDGGGHYFDDGMHHFDDRLRHFHDRGQMHHEVMDGGRFPSFFPPGPPCPDHFEAPPNQFHCGRPLNPPPGWRRHGRRDYDRYH; this is encoded by the exons ATAACTGAACCAGAGCAATGGGACCTTCCTGCAGCTAAAAAGAAGTTTATTGTAGCTAAAAAGAAGTTGCTGGTCTACTTTTATGGAACTAAAGAGAT TGCTTTGTGCAACTATGCTGACCTTGAGGCATTCACCGAAGAGAAGAAAAAATCTCTACTTGTTAAGCGACATGGGAAAGGAGCAGATTTTGTCCGAGCAGTTAAGGAAATAGTTGAGATTTATGATTCTTTAAAGGAAGACAAGAAAGACATTAATAATGATAATAATAAGAGTGGCTTTACTGAAAATAATTTGAAGATAGATGTCGAGAATCATGTCAATGACAGCAGCAGTTTGGATACAGAAGGTCCTGATGATGGTTCTGATCCAGGCAATGACAAGAAAATGGAGGATTGTCCCTCCTCTTGCATGGATCACAGCATGGTAGGTACTCAGTCTATTATCAACACAATGGAGGGTGAGCATTGTGTTGTGGATTCTGCAGATGACGATCCTATTGAAAAGTCATCTATCCTTCATGAGAGTAAGCATTCTCCTTTGCATGCTAGTTCATGCTCAAAGAAAAGACAAAAAGATTCACAGAAACAAAATGCTTGCACACATGGTAATTTTGCGTCATCATGGAGATCAAGAAGTTCATTAGGTGCTGAATTAAGAACAAGCCGGGATTCTGGTGGTCTGATGAATGGTACTAATCTGCCTTCTGTTGATTTGATTCCTGGTGACAAGCAAGAAGATTCTGCTCACCGTAAGTGCATTGAGGATGATAAACCAAGCCCGTGTTCTGTTTCTGCTACAAAGGAAGCAGTCTTGTCACATCCAAGTCGAGGAACCTGCAGTCAACTTGTGGCCTCTGGGACCAGTAATGATGATAAAGGCCCATGTACTGTCATACATAGTGTACAATGCACTTTTAGTAATGAAGTATCTAAAACTGGAGTCAGGGATAAAGAAGTCAACCTGAATGGAATGGTTGATCTTCCCATGACCACCACCCGAACTTTTAAAAGAAAAAGAAGGGCAAACACTTGTCGTGCTAATAATCCTGTCAGTAGTGAGCTAAAAAATATGGATAGGGCATTGCAGCCTAAGTCAATTGGAGATCTTGTATATTCTCCAAATTTAAGGAATGAAATTAACAGATCAGATGGAGATGAGCACTTGCCATTGGTCAAAAGGGCAAGAGTCCGAATGGAAAGGTGTCCACTGGAGAATGCCACGGTTGATGAACCTGGCCATTCTTTTGACCAAACAGAGCCAGCTAAACTTGATCCATGTATTAAGCATGCAACGTCTGCAATATCTGGGAAGGATCAATCAGCTGATGATGTACCTCCTGGCATAGATGCTTCACCCAAAACAAATTACTCTGACCTGCCAGGAGAAGTTCAGAATTCTTgtatgaataacaatgaagagcAACCAATGGTTATGACATTGGATGTAGAAGCTGCTTTGCCTCCATCAAAACGCCTTCATCGTCTCTTAGAAGCTATGTCTGTTAATGCATCTGAGACTGTGAGTACTTTGCCTGAAGTTACAAAGTCAAAGGAGGTTACCCTGGAAGGCTGCACTGCTTCAACAGAGAGGTCCCCTCCTAAAAACTCTGCAGATGCACTTGTTGAAAGTCCCAAATCTGCAATGGCTAAAAGCCCTAAGGTATCTTTGACTGTGCTTCCTTTAGATGTCCCAACTGACCAAAAGCATATCACAGAAGCTGTCATGTTGAACAAGGATGCCCTCCCTCCTGTTTCTTTGGATTTAAGAACTGATGTCAGTGACAGTTTACCAAAGGACAAAGTTTCTGAAGAAACCTGCATAGACAGTGAAAATTTGAGAACTTATGTCAGTGACAGTGTACCAAAGGACAAAATTTCTGAAAAAACCTGCATAGACAGTGAAAATGTACCTGATTTGGTTGTACATACTGGGATTGATAGCAATGGCTGTGTAAAAGGTACGGCCTGTTCCATGAAATTGGAAGAGCCTGGCTTTGCGAAGTTTGATCGACTACCTTCATGTAACGCAAGTGGAAATAAGCCTACGGAATCCATCGAGGGCTCTACTAATGGTTTTGGCAAAACTATAGATGTATCTTCTGAGCCAATTAGCCGAGCAAGTGCTACTGTCTTGTATACTAGCGGCAGCTGTGATCCTGTGCCGCATGTTGGCACTGTTTTAGATAAATCAGTAGTTAGTGTGCGTGACAGAACAAGTGCCTCTTCTTTGGTTTCTAAAGTTCCATGTATTCATTCTGACACAAGCACCAGAGCATTTGAAAT GCATAGTTCTTCAGTTATTGCACCGGAAGACCTTGACCACAGAATAAACCTAAAGGATAAGAGCTTATCTTCAGATTCAATGCCTACAGAAGAACTAGTTGCTGATGGACATGCCCATATATTCTCTCAATCAAATTCATTCATGGACAGTTCTCTAGATTCAAAATTTGCTTCGAAACCTTTGGTGAATATCCCTTCACTCAAAGAAGGATCAAGTAGCTGGTGTTCACCTTCAAATCATTCGATAAGGTCTGCATCAGATAGGGTTCATACTGAACAAGATAGTGGTGAGATTCCTTTTGATAATCTGCAACCGGAGGGCTTGTTAGCAGGTTGTAATGAAGCCCATTCATCACGGAGGGCGTTTGAAGCTTGCGTTGGTACACTAACACGAACAAAAGAAAGTATATCTCGTGCAACACGTCTTGCACTGGACTGTGCTAAGCATGGCATTGCTGGGGAG GTAATGGATATTATTATTGAACACCTGGAAAAGGAAAGTGATTTATATAAAAGGGTCGATCTGTTCTTCCTTGTCGATTCCATAATCAGATACTGTCGCAATCAGAAAG GTGGACCTGGTGGTGCCTATCCTTCTCTCATCCAAGCAGTCTTGCCACGAATTATATATGCTTCTGCACCACCTGGAAATTCTGCTTGGGAGAATCGGAGGCAGTGTCTTAAG GTTTTGAGGCTCTGGCTTGAGAGAAAAACCCTTTCAGAATACATCATTCGCCACCATATTAAAGAGCTTGAAGCTCTTAATGATGCGTCATTTGGAAGCTCCCACCGTCCTTCAGGTAGAGAGAGAGCTCTGAATGACCCTTTGCGGGATGATGAGGCATTTTTTGTTGATGAATATGGAAG CAACGCTGGTCTTCATCTTCAAAATTTAATTTGCACGAAACTACTTGAAGATGAGGATGGGAGGTCCTCTGAGGAGAGGAGCTTTGAAGGTCTTACTCCTGAACATGAAGCTACTGGTGCTAATGAACAAGAGGCATGTCAATTGCATGTGACAAAGCATCAACTCCTATTGGAAGAAGTGGACGGTGAACTTGAGATGGAGGATGCAGCCCCGTCATCTGGAGCTGAAGCCAGTACTGGATGTCAAGAAGATCTGACTAATAACGATACTTCTATAGGAACTGATCAGCATCTCAGTTCCGTTCCGCCACTACCTGATGATAAAGCTCCATCCCCTCCCCCATTGCCATCATCACCGCCACCATTACCACGTCCATCACGTCTTGTCTCTCAAGATTCTCAGGTGCAAGGCGCATTGCCTGTGGCATCCAATTGTGTTGAGCAACACCATCCAGGAGCCAACTAT AATGTTGAAGGCCAACATGCTTATTCTGCTGCAAACAATCGAGGCAACGTGGATGCATGTATAGCTTCTTCACAGCTTCCAGTACCATACAATTCTGGATATGCAGGGCATACTAATCAGATATAtcaaccgccgccaccgccgctgccgccgccaccaccaccaccacagcctatTGCAACATTCCCTTCTGGGCCCCATGGCAGCTTATGTGGGCCCTCAGTGCCACACCATGGAAATAACTATCACCATCCACCACCAGCACCACTGCCGAATAGTGGATACCATTTACAGCCACCGCCACACCCACCAGGTCCGAATCAGTTCCCATGTCCACCTGAACCAGAGCAGAGAGCACAGCCTTGGAATTGTGGCCCTCCGGCCCCTTCCTATCCTGAGAGATATCAATATGTTGGACATGATAGAGGACACCATGGATATGATAGAAGACCTTACTTTGATGATAGAGGACATCACTTTGATGATAGGGGGCATCGCTTTGATGGTGGAGGGCATTACTTTGATGATGGAATGCATCACTTCGATGATAGATTGCGCCACTTTCAtgatagggggcaaatgcaccaTGAAGTTATGGATGGTGGAAGGTTTCCCTCGTTCTTTCCACCAG GCCCCCCATGTCCAGATCACTTCGAAGCACCACCCAACCAATTTCACTGTGGACGACCATTGAATCCTCCACCAG GTTGGAGGAGGCATGGAAGACGTGATTATGATAGATACCATTGA
- the LOC136542722 gene encoding protein HUA2-LIKE 3-like isoform X3, with the protein MPPARKKRGAAAAAAAAAAAAQWKVGDLVLAKMKGFPAWPAMITEPEQWDLPAAKKKFIVAKKKLLVYFYGTKEIALCNYADLEAFTEEKKKSLLVKRHGKGADFVRAVKEIVEIYDSLKEDKKDINNDNNKSGFTENNLKIDVENHVNDSSSLDTEGPDDGSDPGNDKKMEDCPSSCMDHSMVGTQSIINTMEGEHCVVDSADDDPIEKSSILHESKHSPLHASSCSKKRQKDSQKQNACTHGNFASSWRSRSSLGAELRTSRDSGGLMNGTNLPSVDLIPGDKQEDSAHRKCIEDDKPSPCSVSATKEAVLSHPSRGTCSQLVASGTSNDDKGPCTVIHSVQCTFSNEVSKTGVRDKEVNLNGMVDLPMTTTRTFKRKRRANTCRANNPVSSELKNMDRALQPKSIGDLVYSPNLRNEINRSDGDEHLPLVKRARVRMERCPLENATVDEPGHSFDQTEPAKLDPCIKHATSAISGKDQSADDVPPGIDASPKTNYSDLPGEVQNSCMNNNEEQPMVMTLDVEAALPPSKRLHRLLEAMSVNASETVSTLPEVTKSKEVTLEGCTASTERSPPKNSADALVESPKSAMAKSPKVSLTVLPLDVPTDQKHITEAVMLNKDALPPVSLDLRTDVSDSLPKDKVSEETCIDSENLRTYVSDSVPKDKISEKTCIDSENVPDLVVHTGIDSNGCVKGTACSMKLEEPGFAKFDRLPSCNASGNKPTESIEGSTNGFGKTIDVSSEPISRASATVLYTSGSCDPVPHVGTVLDKSVVSVRDRTSASSLVSKVPCIHSDTSTRAFEMHSSSVIAPEDLDHRINLKDKSLSSDSMPTEELVADGHAHIFSQSNSFMDSSLDSKFASKPLVNIPSLKEGSSSWCSPSNHSIRSASDRVHTEQDSGEIPFDNLQPEGLLAGCNEAHSSRRAFEACVGTLTRTKESISRATRLALDCAKHGIAGEVMDIIIEHLEKESDLYKRVDLFFLVDSIIRYCRNQKGGPGGAYPSLIQAVLPRIIYASAPPGNSAWENRRQCLKVLRLWLERKTLSEYIIRHHIKELEALNDASFGSSHRPSGRERALNDPLRDDEAFFVDEYGSNAGLHLQNLICTKLLEDEDGRSSEERSFEGLTPEHEATGANEQEACQLHVTKHQLLLEEVDGELEMEDAAPSSGAEASTGCQEDLTNNDTSIGTDQHLSSVPPLPDDKAPSPPPLPSSPPPLPRPSRLVSQDSQVQGALPVASNCVEQHHPGANYNVEGQHAYSAANNRGNVDACIASSQLPVPYNSGYAGHTNQIYQPPPPPLPPPPPPPQPIATFPSGPHGSLCGPSVPHHGNNYHHPPPAPLPNSGYHLQPPPHPPGPNQFPCPPEPEQRAQPWNCGPPAPSYPERYQYVGHDRGHHGYDRRPYFDDRGHHFDDRGHRFDGGGHYFDDGMHHFDDRLRHFHDRGQMHHEVMDGGRFPSFFPPGWRRHGRRDYDRYH; encoded by the exons ATAACTGAACCAGAGCAATGGGACCTTCCTGCAGCTAAAAAGAAGTTTATTGTAGCTAAAAAGAAGTTGCTGGTCTACTTTTATGGAACTAAAGAGAT TGCTTTGTGCAACTATGCTGACCTTGAGGCATTCACCGAAGAGAAGAAAAAATCTCTACTTGTTAAGCGACATGGGAAAGGAGCAGATTTTGTCCGAGCAGTTAAGGAAATAGTTGAGATTTATGATTCTTTAAAGGAAGACAAGAAAGACATTAATAATGATAATAATAAGAGTGGCTTTACTGAAAATAATTTGAAGATAGATGTCGAGAATCATGTCAATGACAGCAGCAGTTTGGATACAGAAGGTCCTGATGATGGTTCTGATCCAGGCAATGACAAGAAAATGGAGGATTGTCCCTCCTCTTGCATGGATCACAGCATGGTAGGTACTCAGTCTATTATCAACACAATGGAGGGTGAGCATTGTGTTGTGGATTCTGCAGATGACGATCCTATTGAAAAGTCATCTATCCTTCATGAGAGTAAGCATTCTCCTTTGCATGCTAGTTCATGCTCAAAGAAAAGACAAAAAGATTCACAGAAACAAAATGCTTGCACACATGGTAATTTTGCGTCATCATGGAGATCAAGAAGTTCATTAGGTGCTGAATTAAGAACAAGCCGGGATTCTGGTGGTCTGATGAATGGTACTAATCTGCCTTCTGTTGATTTGATTCCTGGTGACAAGCAAGAAGATTCTGCTCACCGTAAGTGCATTGAGGATGATAAACCAAGCCCGTGTTCTGTTTCTGCTACAAAGGAAGCAGTCTTGTCACATCCAAGTCGAGGAACCTGCAGTCAACTTGTGGCCTCTGGGACCAGTAATGATGATAAAGGCCCATGTACTGTCATACATAGTGTACAATGCACTTTTAGTAATGAAGTATCTAAAACTGGAGTCAGGGATAAAGAAGTCAACCTGAATGGAATGGTTGATCTTCCCATGACCACCACCCGAACTTTTAAAAGAAAAAGAAGGGCAAACACTTGTCGTGCTAATAATCCTGTCAGTAGTGAGCTAAAAAATATGGATAGGGCATTGCAGCCTAAGTCAATTGGAGATCTTGTATATTCTCCAAATTTAAGGAATGAAATTAACAGATCAGATGGAGATGAGCACTTGCCATTGGTCAAAAGGGCAAGAGTCCGAATGGAAAGGTGTCCACTGGAGAATGCCACGGTTGATGAACCTGGCCATTCTTTTGACCAAACAGAGCCAGCTAAACTTGATCCATGTATTAAGCATGCAACGTCTGCAATATCTGGGAAGGATCAATCAGCTGATGATGTACCTCCTGGCATAGATGCTTCACCCAAAACAAATTACTCTGACCTGCCAGGAGAAGTTCAGAATTCTTgtatgaataacaatgaagagcAACCAATGGTTATGACATTGGATGTAGAAGCTGCTTTGCCTCCATCAAAACGCCTTCATCGTCTCTTAGAAGCTATGTCTGTTAATGCATCTGAGACTGTGAGTACTTTGCCTGAAGTTACAAAGTCAAAGGAGGTTACCCTGGAAGGCTGCACTGCTTCAACAGAGAGGTCCCCTCCTAAAAACTCTGCAGATGCACTTGTTGAAAGTCCCAAATCTGCAATGGCTAAAAGCCCTAAGGTATCTTTGACTGTGCTTCCTTTAGATGTCCCAACTGACCAAAAGCATATCACAGAAGCTGTCATGTTGAACAAGGATGCCCTCCCTCCTGTTTCTTTGGATTTAAGAACTGATGTCAGTGACAGTTTACCAAAGGACAAAGTTTCTGAAGAAACCTGCATAGACAGTGAAAATTTGAGAACTTATGTCAGTGACAGTGTACCAAAGGACAAAATTTCTGAAAAAACCTGCATAGACAGTGAAAATGTACCTGATTTGGTTGTACATACTGGGATTGATAGCAATGGCTGTGTAAAAGGTACGGCCTGTTCCATGAAATTGGAAGAGCCTGGCTTTGCGAAGTTTGATCGACTACCTTCATGTAACGCAAGTGGAAATAAGCCTACGGAATCCATCGAGGGCTCTACTAATGGTTTTGGCAAAACTATAGATGTATCTTCTGAGCCAATTAGCCGAGCAAGTGCTACTGTCTTGTATACTAGCGGCAGCTGTGATCCTGTGCCGCATGTTGGCACTGTTTTAGATAAATCAGTAGTTAGTGTGCGTGACAGAACAAGTGCCTCTTCTTTGGTTTCTAAAGTTCCATGTATTCATTCTGACACAAGCACCAGAGCATTTGAAAT GCATAGTTCTTCAGTTATTGCACCGGAAGACCTTGACCACAGAATAAACCTAAAGGATAAGAGCTTATCTTCAGATTCAATGCCTACAGAAGAACTAGTTGCTGATGGACATGCCCATATATTCTCTCAATCAAATTCATTCATGGACAGTTCTCTAGATTCAAAATTTGCTTCGAAACCTTTGGTGAATATCCCTTCACTCAAAGAAGGATCAAGTAGCTGGTGTTCACCTTCAAATCATTCGATAAGGTCTGCATCAGATAGGGTTCATACTGAACAAGATAGTGGTGAGATTCCTTTTGATAATCTGCAACCGGAGGGCTTGTTAGCAGGTTGTAATGAAGCCCATTCATCACGGAGGGCGTTTGAAGCTTGCGTTGGTACACTAACACGAACAAAAGAAAGTATATCTCGTGCAACACGTCTTGCACTGGACTGTGCTAAGCATGGCATTGCTGGGGAG GTAATGGATATTATTATTGAACACCTGGAAAAGGAAAGTGATTTATATAAAAGGGTCGATCTGTTCTTCCTTGTCGATTCCATAATCAGATACTGTCGCAATCAGAAAG GTGGACCTGGTGGTGCCTATCCTTCTCTCATCCAAGCAGTCTTGCCACGAATTATATATGCTTCTGCACCACCTGGAAATTCTGCTTGGGAGAATCGGAGGCAGTGTCTTAAG GTTTTGAGGCTCTGGCTTGAGAGAAAAACCCTTTCAGAATACATCATTCGCCACCATATTAAAGAGCTTGAAGCTCTTAATGATGCGTCATTTGGAAGCTCCCACCGTCCTTCAGGTAGAGAGAGAGCTCTGAATGACCCTTTGCGGGATGATGAGGCATTTTTTGTTGATGAATATGGAAG CAACGCTGGTCTTCATCTTCAAAATTTAATTTGCACGAAACTACTTGAAGATGAGGATGGGAGGTCCTCTGAGGAGAGGAGCTTTGAAGGTCTTACTCCTGAACATGAAGCTACTGGTGCTAATGAACAAGAGGCATGTCAATTGCATGTGACAAAGCATCAACTCCTATTGGAAGAAGTGGACGGTGAACTTGAGATGGAGGATGCAGCCCCGTCATCTGGAGCTGAAGCCAGTACTGGATGTCAAGAAGATCTGACTAATAACGATACTTCTATAGGAACTGATCAGCATCTCAGTTCCGTTCCGCCACTACCTGATGATAAAGCTCCATCCCCTCCCCCATTGCCATCATCACCGCCACCATTACCACGTCCATCACGTCTTGTCTCTCAAGATTCTCAGGTGCAAGGCGCATTGCCTGTGGCATCCAATTGTGTTGAGCAACACCATCCAGGAGCCAACTAT AATGTTGAAGGCCAACATGCTTATTCTGCTGCAAACAATCGAGGCAACGTGGATGCATGTATAGCTTCTTCACAGCTTCCAGTACCATACAATTCTGGATATGCAGGGCATACTAATCAGATATAtcaaccgccgccaccgccgctgccgccgccaccaccaccaccacagcctatTGCAACATTCCCTTCTGGGCCCCATGGCAGCTTATGTGGGCCCTCAGTGCCACACCATGGAAATAACTATCACCATCCACCACCAGCACCACTGCCGAATAGTGGATACCATTTACAGCCACCGCCACACCCACCAGGTCCGAATCAGTTCCCATGTCCACCTGAACCAGAGCAGAGAGCACAGCCTTGGAATTGTGGCCCTCCGGCCCCTTCCTATCCTGAGAGATATCAATATGTTGGACATGATAGAGGACACCATGGATATGATAGAAGACCTTACTTTGATGATAGAGGACATCACTTTGATGATAGGGGGCATCGCTTTGATGGTGGAGGGCATTACTTTGATGATGGAATGCATCACTTCGATGATAGATTGCGCCACTTTCAtgatagggggcaaatgcaccaTGAAGTTATGGATGGTGGAAGGTTTCCCTCGTTCTTTCCACCAG GTTGGAGGAGGCATGGAAGACGTGATTATGATAGATACCATTGA